The following are encoded together in the Pseudodesulfovibrio indicus genome:
- the ccsA gene encoding cytochrome c biogenesis protein CcsA, whose product MGLFDTLHVLIIILYGLGTVLFLTGVSVDNPRLKRMAIWMAVLGFAFNTLDLGLTLNHTPGALSAGNIYFNIIGWSALALYFFLWWRLKLEYLAITALPFALLLFIASLALGGIRVVWPPHLTALFFGLHIGSLVLTLVALLMALGAGIAFLYYNRKLKTKAGLAAMGGQTVPSLDKFDSVNRWAVFLGFPLYTLGLFSSFSWYIIAPFKPFAWDIVKIGSLAVWFLFAFLFHQRVVLGWRGRKPAILAIWVFAGMCVSLIHHAITFRAMP is encoded by the coding sequence ATGGGCTTGTTTGATACCCTTCACGTCCTGATCATCATTCTGTACGGCCTCGGCACCGTGCTCTTCCTGACCGGCGTGTCCGTGGACAACCCACGGCTCAAGCGCATGGCCATCTGGATGGCCGTGCTCGGCTTCGCCTTCAATACCCTTGATCTGGGCCTGACCCTGAACCACACGCCGGGGGCCCTGAGCGCGGGGAACATCTACTTCAACATCATCGGCTGGTCCGCCCTGGCCCTGTATTTCTTCCTCTGGTGGCGGCTCAAGCTTGAATACCTAGCCATCACCGCCCTGCCGTTCGCCCTGCTCCTCTTCATCGCCTCCCTGGCGCTCGGCGGCATCCGGGTCGTCTGGCCTCCGCACCTGACCGCGCTCTTCTTCGGCCTGCACATCGGCTCCCTGGTCCTGACCCTGGTGGCCCTGCTCATGGCGCTCGGCGCGGGCATCGCCTTTCTCTACTACAACCGCAAGCTCAAGACCAAGGCCGGGCTGGCGGCCATGGGCGGCCAGACCGTCCCCTCCCTGGACAAGTTCGACAGCGTGAACCGCTGGGCCGTGTTCCTCGGATTCCCCCTCTATACGCTGGGCCTCTTCTCCTCCTTTTCCTGGTACATTATCGCGCCCTTCAAGCCCTTTGCCTGGGACATCGTGAAGATCGGCTCCCTGGCCGTCTGGTTTCTCTTCGCCTTTCTTTTCCATCAGCGGGTGGTGCTCGGCTGGCGCGGTCGCAAACCCGCCATCCTGG